The sequence GATTTTTCTTTGCCTATATTTCATATATTCATCTTCGTTGTAATCTACTTTTCTTCTTGAATTTAAAACTCTTCCTCTTCTGcgacttctatttttctttttaatttaacccttttttttcttctgatttttGGAGTCATTTGCTTCTACATGTGTGTGGGCAAACCTGTAATGGAACCAAACCTGTACTATCTCTGTACTTCTAGGTTTATTTGTAGTTTGGGAAAATGATTTCTATATAGAGGACTTGGTTTCATTATTTCAACAAGAAGATATCAAATTTAGACGTAAAGGCTGACAGATGGGTTCTAGGCTTGGGCTGTCACATTCATCTGTTCAAACAATTGAAAATTAAAGGTCTTTTAACATGTCTGCCTCCTCCCTCCtataaaaggttatgtcattaGGAGTGGGTAACTGTTTTTCTTTTACCAGTCATCTCCTCTAAGGTTTGATTGCTGGGTGGATCCCCGTTGTCTGAGTTTGAGACATGGAATCATTGTAATGAACTGATTTTAGGATAATAGAAGTGGATCCTGTTAGTGCCGCAGCGCAACGTGATGTAAAGGTTAAGATCAGCTCTTGAGTTCAAACCCTGCTACAGACAAACAAAACAACCAAGTATTTAAGGAGAGAAGGGTAGAGGGAAGATTCGTTATCCACTGAGTTTTAAATCATTAGCCACTCGCTATCGTGGATTTTTTTAGGTTACCAAAAGTAGAAAGAGAGCCTGCTAGCCAGCAAGTCATCAAGCAAaagatagaaaaacaaaaaaattgaatcttgttaACGTCCTCTTTGACGTGCATGCCATTACTATTGAATTTCTTTCAACTTTCGTTGTCTTGTTTCTGCAAGGAAGCTTCTCTCTGTTCGATGTTTTACTTGATTGAAATATGTTATTACCACCACTGATGCAATACACTATTCATATCCGAATTTTGCAGGGGCTGGTGGTTAAAATTCTAGTCGCGATGGGCGTTATCAAATCTCACCATTTTTGGTTGGATGTGGAGCACCTTCAGGAAGCCATTCAGAACGTTTTAATTTGTGTGGAGAtggttttcttttctgttatgcAGCAATATGCATACCACGTGGCCCCTTACAGTGGCGATGTCGAAGCAAAGTTGAAACTGAAAAAGGATGACTAAGTTGATGCACAAGACATTAGTGTGAATAGACACTTTTCCTCTCTGCTTTTTCATTAGTGTGTAATGCAGTTTATTGTTGGGTAACCTGTTGATCCAGATCAGAGAGATAGGAAGCATGCTCATCTTAAGATAGAATTTCTATCACTATCTGACAAACATCCTTTTACTCTTTTGTGGTTGAACTTCTTGTAGGTGCATCGGTAATTTTTCTTCACGAGAGTGAGACCTGCAAAAAGCTTGAGTATTACTTTGTAAGTACATAAACGGCAGCTTCTCCAGATTATTTCTTCCCTGGAACTGTGTAATGTTTTACCAGTTTGCATTGGGGGACATTGGCTGAGAGCATTCTCAAATGTTAGACCGCCTATGAAATTGAGAACTTATCAACCaaaagaaatgacaaaagagATCCCAGTTATAAGTTTAGCAAATTGCAGTTAAAAGCGCAGAAGCGTAAATGCAAGGAagaacaaaaaagataaaatgcaCAGCTAAAGTACGTTGCAAAATCTGAAAAAACAAAGGTGAAATATAGAACACCGGATATCTTTACCGAATcataaaaaaaagagtgaaagaaaaaCTGCATCTTCTATTTCCTTAAAACACGATCCATGTTGGAAGGCCATGGCGGGAAAAAAGGTTAAATAATGAAAACGATATACATGAAATTCCTTCGTCCATGAAACATTGAGAGGGGAATTTATGGAATATCGTAATGTGACTAAAGTTACATGTCCCTCTGTTAGTAACTATTGGTACAATCTCAACCAAAGAAAACCATCTGAGAAGAAAACCTGTTTTACAGAGCTAAAGACTAGCACTGACCAACAAATGCATTCATAGCTTGGTCATTCTAGCCAATGTGTCCAGACGAGTTGACCACCCAATGCATATAAGAGTCTTGATTCCTCTAGCCAACCGACATTGAAAAGTTGCCCTTGCAATTAATGCACCTGGCACAAAAACTAGTCCCTGCAAACACCAGAGATGAGGTTTGTATGTCTATTAAACACCAGGAATAAGAAAGGAGAATCTGCCTCAAAATATAAGCACACATGTACAAATAAGAGGCAACACAATAAGAGACgtgaattgaaaataaaattaccCTCCAGAACAAGAGAACGATAGATCTAATTGATATTCTGGATGAGACATCTCTCCACTGATTTAAACACACACccaaaagaaatatgaaaataaataaataaaattagacgTTATTCATCCCAATAACAGATAAACAGTAATGACGGCAAAACAGCAGGAGTGGAAGTGCTTTAACCCTCTCTTGTTGATAATAAGTTGCAATTTACCATCTCTCAAGGGATTGCCAAGAGGAGACAACTTACAGAAACTGACAGTCGATCTCACAAACAAACTATAGAAGGGAACTTTCTCATAAAATTTacctagtttttttttgttttttcacgtTGTAAGTTACCTTTATGTGAAGAAGAATCACTTTTGAGGCAGATAATTAAGGTAAACGTGGAGAGCTAAATCAATGGCATACCAAGGTCCCTTGCACTTCAGCGCAACACACACAAGAAAGTTGTGGGAAGTCTTCAGCAAACAGAGTCATTTCATGGTTGAGAATGGAgaatatataaaattttgggACAATAAATTATAAATGGCTGGGAAACTGCATTTTGCAGAAAGATTTTCCAGGACCCTACCAATTAACTGAACATACCCAAGCGTCAATCATGAACTGTTGGCAATGGAACTCTAGGAGTTTAGCATTTGGAAGGAATATCCTAGATGAGGAGGCAAATGAGCTAAGTTCCTTATTGGACAATTGACATTGATTCTCGATTTTCTTCTGAAAAGCCATATCGGCATGGAGTAACCGTAAAAATGGGGTTTTTTCTGTCAAATCATGCTATTCTAATCTTTACAGCAGTAGTATCACTGAAGTGTGGTCTTTTGGAAACAAGTCTGGAAGGTGAAAAATCCGAGCTCTATATCAGATATTGGACTCTTTTGCTATGATTAGCTCCTACTAGTAAGAAGTTGTTCCCAAGCCAAGTTCCCTAGATCCACGTGTTCCTAGCCGAGCCTAAATGGATGAATGAAGAAACGCATCTGGGTAGACTCCAAGAGCTCTTCCTCTGCCTATTCTCCTACTTCTTATTCTGGGGGTCATAGAAAGATACAAACTGCCTACTTTTTAAAGACCTACCCCACTAGATTTAACAAATTGAAAGTGGCTTGGCCTCACTAATAAAAAACAGCAATCCCTCCCTTCTGTTAGCTACTTTTACTCACTTCTATTGTATACCTCAATACAAAACAAACGCCGGAAAGTATAAATAGTAAAAATCGGGCTATCACCCTATCTAAGCAGCTTTTCTCTCTCCTATATGAAAGTAATCTTTTAATCTATTTCAGTTTCCATGTCTGTCACTATCACCCTATTCTCTCTCAATTGCCGATCCTTTTTAGATGAGGGAGAGTCCCCAAGTCCTCGGGCTGTTGAATAGAATCCAACCATACTGGAACATAACTGCACCTAGTTTCACTGATTAAGCGCTTTCAACAACGTTACATGTCTCATTTCAAAATGGTCACTTTGGATTTGAGAAGGCTTCATTTATGAGGGTGATGAGAGTACCTCATCGGTGGATCAAGGTACGAGTCGCAATTCTACTACACAATTAAGTTTCACATCACCAAAGCTAATTGAATCCTAAATATGGTATCAGATATGTGTATATAAATGGAGAGCATTTATCACTATCCACGGCATAACTACTTTTACAACTAAAATTCTACGACAGGACAAAGCAATAAAATATCAACCTACATAAACATAATTATTAAAGCAAGGAACATAAAGCTTACCAGTACTTGATCAAACCATCCCAACCACAAGTAGCAACTTTACTTTGTTCCAGAGGATGCCACTCTGCACCAATACAGACCCCTTCATGGCACTTGAGAGTTCTGAAGACCTTACACGATTTCCAATCCCAAAACCAGCATCTACCTTCACCATCTCCTGACAAGACAAACCGTCCATCAGGTGAGAAATTGACCTGGCAAGCATAACCAGCGACAATGTGCCCGGcaaatcttttctttttattcagcTGAAATCTCTCTCGCGTACTATAGATAAGAATCTGGTTATCCAAACTTTGTGCTGCAATCCAGTTCCCATTGGGATGGGGCGAAATAGATGGCATGGAATGCATATGGGGTTCACTTATATACTTAATAACAACTGGAATACCATATTCCCAAACACGTAGTGATTTATCATCACTAGAGGTCACAAACCTCCTATTATTATCCACAAAGGTAATTGTATTAACAGCCCCCAGATGTTGATCATACTCTTGTGTAATCTGTCCACTGTTTATATCCCACTGCACAATCTTCTTATCACTCATACCAGCCAAAAGTACATTCTGCTTATCCTCATCAGGGTTAAGCCTCACCACATACGGTATCTTACCCGTTGTGAACGTTTGAATTACTTGTCCTGTTTCTGTATCCCAATACTTAATGTACTTATCATACCCAGCCGTCAAAAACTTCGACCCGTCATTGCTAAACCAAATATCCCTCACTGCCTTTGAATGTCCCATGTAAGTCCTCATACATTTACCGGAATTGTGAACATCCCAAATCTTTACCTTTGTATCCATTCCAGCTGACAAAATCAAATGACCATGCTTAGGGAAAAACCTAATAGCTGAAACCCCTTTCGTGTGTCCACTCCATGTATGAATCAATCTCTTTGGTATATAACAATGATCATTAGCAGCCTTTGCATCCTTCGGTGGCGCGATCCACGACCTTCCCTGATAATCCCTTTCCTCTTTACCATGAAATGTACTCTTTTCAGCCATAGGCTCCGCCTTTTCTCTATCACCGCCCTTTTCTTCACCCTTCTTCTTAGCATACTCTTCAGCATACTTTTTCTGTTCCTCAGTTAATTCCTCTTGCAACCCTTGTTTCTTTCCAGCCCATGGACTCTTCCTGTTCCTCATCAACCACGTATCTGTCGACGGATTTTCGACTTCCGACATATCCACATCCTGCTCATCACCTTCCTCctccattttttccttctttttctctaaTTTCCTCTTCTTCTGTTCATGTTGTGGTATGTTATACACAGAAATCGCATCACATTCCTTCATTTTTTCCAAATCACCAATGTAACTATTTTCCGAGGGATCAACAGCGTACCCATACTTCTGAAAAGTATTATACTGCTCATCGAATACAAACGGCTCAATTGATGCGTCCTCTACAAACCCTAGCTTGTGATTTCTGAGTCCTTGAGCTAACCCGTCCTTAGCATAAGGGTGAGCTGGACCATAAATTGGTGCCCAGAGCTGTTCATAAGTCGGGTTGAATCCGACGAGGTGTTGGGTTGGGTCAAGGGGTTTGGATTGAGCTCTAGCAGCGCCTCCGGCGACAGTTAGGGCTAGCATGGTGTCGTCGACTTTAGGGGCGGCGGATTTAGAAGGAAGTATGCGGATCGGGGAAGAATCCGGCGAAGGGTTTTGGTCGGAAGATTGGGGATTAGGGTTTTGTGGCGGCGATTCGGCGATTTCATCGTCGGCGTAGGATTGTAAGAGATCCATTATTGGGGATTTGCAGATATTGTGAAAATAGGCATTATGTTTTGTACTACTTGTCTGAGAGAAAACGATGGCCTCTTGAGGACTACATTTGAGTTTTAGTCAATACTAAAACTTAAAGATATCAACTAGCGCCCATGGCCTAATGGATAAGGCGCTTGACTTCTAATCAAGCGATTGTGGGTTCGAGTCCCACTGGGCGTGTACTTATCTTTTGGAATTTTATTTAGTAAATCATTATATATCaacatgttttttcttttatgaataaatattatttGCAATGATAAATTTTGAAGTATACATAATTTCATAAAGACGTAACTACTTAttctttaattataattttttcatgtgATACATATAATTATTTCACGCCGAGtattaataaaatttagaatgatgtattttttttttatatctaaaatataaaattatgagtAAATTTGGATTAATAAAagttaaatcataatttaaaattttaaattattatttctgagaatttgtaatttcattttttgattgtattttcatctcatgatttcaaTCGCGAGATAAAATTACATATCTAATTGCCAACTGAATTCGAGTAAACTTCGACATGTGTAATATCATAACATATTTAGTAAATCATTATATATCaacatgtttttttttatgaataaatagtATTTGCAATGATAAATTTTGAAGTATACATAATTTCATAAAGACGTAACTACTTAttctttaattataattttttcatgtgATACGTATAATCATTTCACGCCGAGtattaataaaatttagaatgatattttttttttatatctaaaatataaaattattaaaattatgagTAAATTTGGATTAATAAAagttaaatcataattttaaattttaaattattatttctgAGAAGTTGTAATTTCATTTTTTGATTGTATtttcatctcatgatttcaaTTGCGAGATAAAATTACATATCTAATTGCCAACTAAATTCGAGTAAACTTCGACATGTGTAATATCATAAcatatttcattcatttttaatttaaaaagtcaGAACTCATCGATAGTGTAATaaactctttatatatatatatttaaaaaaaaaaacttcacgCACCATTAATGAAAACctaacacacaaaacaaaaaaatgaaaatataaggCTATTTTGACAATACTTAAAAGgtgtttgaattgattttttaaaataatttataagctaaactaaaatttacataaatacacaacttatgttttcaatattacaaaaaatttcaactccctaaacatattacaaaaattttacatatacacagaatgttatgtgtatgtcggctatgttatgtatattaataaggagagagtaaagtaattaaaaaagtgggagagagtataattacttttaaaaagttggtatttatgttatttatacaaaataataaaggTAAGTTGAGAATAAACATTACAATTCCCAAGCAACACTTAGAGCCCAATTGAATTGGATTAAAATCTggttaaattaatttttaatttctttttaaacttttttaggtatttgataaaattaaaaagtggttaaaaaaatttaaaactgatttaagaaaaaataaaagtgagaagcTTGATACCTTTTAGGTTTTGACTTTTTAGATTAGTTCTTTTAGATTTGATCAaaacatttacctttttattcattatatttttctctaattccAATAATACCCTGAACTTGTAGCGCTtgaatatatgatttttttttttttcactttgccgcttctctttatttttctcctttgttttcaCCGAATCCATCATTATAtcgtaaatttttttaaaatttttattttagaattaaaaattataaataatttaccttatttatggtgttaaccATTTTAAGTacatttaagttattttaacaatgaaaaagtatttaaaattacttatttattaaatacatcaataattttttttttaatttcatcacttCTATTCAAACATTCATCtacttcattaaattttttaatgagtcaatttaaaaaattatttttttatatcctATCTAAACGGCTATTGACCAGTTCTCAAATAGTCATTTTTCTTCAACTCTAAGCTCTACTCTCATTTTTCTGTTCACATGCACACTCGATCAGGTTTAATTGGGTAGATCAACTTGAATGTGTATTTGTAATAggtttatttatttagatttttgagTTGTATTTGTCAAATTGTCGGACTTGTGAGTGCCTGCTAGTCCTTCATTTTCTTTTCGTCTTTCGAAATTCGAGCTATGCAGGTTGCCTTTTGTCTGTGATATAGTTGAGAGCTGTGCAGTGCCGGATCTACATAGGGTTTCGAGGGTTCATTCGAACCCACTTCAtcagaaaattatactatttttacatgataataaaattttttatgtataaatagtagaggttgaaccctcttcgactagttcgtatatGTACTATTGAGCCACCTCGCTGAAAATCCTAAATCCACCCTGGAGCTGTGGTGCACTTGCCTCTTCTAGTAGTCATTACCTTTCTCCGGCATATGCGTTGTCATCAGGGGTTCTTTCAAGGAATAAGTAGTAGTATAATACAATGTGTTGGGTTATTACTCATTCGAGAGTAATAAATAGCACAAAATATAAGCTAGTAGTCCAAAACATATTGCCGATTTTATATCAGAGTAAAAAATGAAGGCTTTTTGAGTACTAcagtttgatttttgtttaataaaatttAGACATCTTTCAAATCTTAACTATGTTTGCTATATATTCTCAAAGGGCATGATGCATGAAGGAGAAGTTTCTAAAGTTTTATTCTCACatctaatttgaattttttaagttataatataggtttttcataaacataaaaatatcttATGCTATCGAGTGAGAATATActgaatattttattataattttactaaagtctatcaaacaataataatagtaactagttatttttttaatataactaTTTAACACGGTATATAATTTCTTCATGTCGAgcattaattttttataaattttaaaatgtcaGAGTTTTTTTTACACAATATAAATTTATGcgtcaaatttatattttaaaaagctaaatcatgatttgaagttttgaatcataattttttttgagaattcGAAATTTCATCTCATAGTCGCATTTTCAGACGTTGATTTCATCTCATGATTTTAaatcataagatgaaatcacatgTCTAGATGCTTAAAAGCTTTAAAATAACATATAGACTCTCTATCTCAAATTACTTGACATTTTTGCTCTTTGCACAACTCTTAAGGAGAAATATCCAAGGACTATAAATTGATTAATATGACTTTATTTAATCTTTGTCAGATGAATTTTTTCAATTAATATGAGTATAGTTAAGAGAAGTGGTTGATTATTTCTTGAAGTACTAAATATACTAATTATTTcaagataaatttttttatgCTAGCATGTCAAGTAATTTTAGACGGAAGGAGTAAGTTAATATTAAAGGTGATAAGTTGAAAataccttattttattttattttattttattttcagctTGTTTTTGTATTTAAGGGCTCACTTTAGAGAGAGtaagttatttcaaaattaattatttctaaaTTGTTATTCTACTCTTAATATGGAATTAAAATAACATAGACATAAATTAATACATCGCTTAGCAGAAACTAAAGTATATGATGAGGCATAGGAAGAATGGAAGATGGGGATAGGAATAAGAAAGCATTTGTTGGTAGACAGAGTTATCAAATAGCTGTTGTTGGCTCGGTTTGGTATTTGATGGTCGACAGAGTTATCAAATAGCTGTTGTTGGCTCAATTCGATAGGAGATGACAGAGATTTCATGAAATTTGTCTGCATCCTTTCCTTAAAGTGATTTTCAAGACTAACAATAATAGTGATAGTAAATAAGAGTCAATGTATGGATTGTGTTCTCTGTTTTGGAATCCTTACATCTCCATGAAAACTTTTGCCACAAATGTTTTTGTGTTTTAGACTGttagtaattttaaataataaattaaaaataaaaaaggggagCTGCATCTCAtgatatttttttggtgtgtAAAGAGTAGAGCCTAACttattgatgatgaatttaagACCATTaggattgaaaaataaaatagtttcgTCATGTTTAACATTCAGATAATTTACTTCAAGCTCATACCCCATGTAGGGATACAGGTTGAATGTGGCCTTGTGTATATAAACTTCTCATTGATTTAGTCCTAAAGAAGGAAAACGCCTTCATCCTAATGTGACATGGTTTATGCAAAAATATCCTAATGTGACATGGTTTATGCGAAAATACATACACCGTTCCATATTTTATTTCTCCAGTTAATTTTTACTTCTACTTCAACTAGGGAAGTGAAACCTTAATACTCTATAAAAATAAACCAAGCTATTCGGCTCTGCATGCATTGAAGTCATTCAAAGCTCTCTCAAATCTCCTTTCAATAACATTCTCAAGAAAGCAAATTACTCCCATATTCAAAGATTATCCTTTGCACCATGTCTTCAACAAAGCTCTTAACTCTAAAAACAAGTGACGGAGAGAAATTCATTGTCAAAGAGGCCTTGGCCGTTCGGTCACAAGCCATCAAGAACATGGTTGAAGACGGTTGCATTTCAAACGTCATTCCCCTGCCTAATGTCCATAGCAAAATAATGGCCAAAGTTATCGAATATTGGAAGAAACACTCGGCGGAGGAAGGCGTCTCGAAAGACCAACTGAAGGATTTTGATAAGGATTTCTTGCAGGTACACCACTCCGTTTTGCATGACCTTATCTTAGCTGCGAATTATCTTAATGACAAAGAGCTGCTGGATATAACATGTCAAGAAGCTGCTGATAGGATCAAAGGCAAAACACCTGAAGAAATACGTAAAGAATTCGATATCAAAAATGATTTCGAGCCAGGAGAAGAGGAGCAGATCCGTCAAGAGAATGCTTGGGCTTTTGGATGATCTTATAACACTTATttccaaatttttttattctctttttattttagaatttaaacTTTCTATCTAGGTATTATATCCCTTTCTTTTTAGTTCCatcattttgttgtttctttagttttGAAGAATTGTTGTTTCGtttgattgatttattaattatttgttagTGATATAACTCATCAAGAATAATTTAAGTACCTTTACTTTAACACAGCGTATAAGTTTGATTGCTGTTTATGCGTGTTTATGTGCGTCTATATATATAGATCCTGTTGGAAAGAAATTAAAGCtagttatattatgtttttaaaaaaattaaatggtagAAGAATGAATTTCTCATTTCAAAAAAATACCTacattaatttttcatttttttttttgataatgtgATCGATTCGATGGATCTTCACTTCTATAAAGTGTTATTATGACGTTGGGTTGTGAAATCGTTTATGGCTATGAGATTAATGTATATGACTTGGCTATTGAATTAGCCAGCAACCACTTCGATGAATATATATACCCACACATACAACATACAAAGATATCAATACATGACAATTAATGAACTAGGATATAGGATTCTGGATATCTGGTGTTAGCTTGAGCTGGTTTAAAAAGTATTGGGACCGCGTGTAACTTCACTCAAATTTCACACTAGTATGATATTGTCTGCTTTGAGCCGAGTCCTtaccagtggcggagccagaatttttgTTAAGGGGGTTCAGAAGTACACCTACAAACTAATTGAAGGGGGTTCAATATCTActgtatatacataaaaaataattttaactatgttataaatagtataatttttcgccgAAGAGGGTTCGAATGAACCCCCTTGGCTTAGTGTAGCTCCGCCTCTGGCCCTTACGGATTTGTTTTTGGGCACCTCCCAAAAGACCCCATACTAATGGAGTTGGGCACCTCCCAAACCGCTATCACCGTTGAATTTTGCTACCTCGCACTTTACTccgaatattttatttttaccaaGTATAGTACCACCAACCACATATATTATTTTCGTGAATGAGCagaacctatgctctgataccagttgTTGGGAATAAACCCCGTCACGATAATAATATTACGGTAATAAAGAGCAATTAATATGACAAAAATAATACGGTtaatcaacaagaacaataagagTGATAATGACAccaagatttttacgtggaaacccttctaaacaatagaaaaaatcaGGGACCAAGAGGAGCAACTAATATTATTATAGTAAAGAATTTTACACTGTAGTCACAAATACAATACTCAAAGTGACTACaacacactcaaaagaaataaccctctttCGACTCTCACCTTACTAAAATACCTAGTAAGGAATTTTACAACACAATCACAATACAATACTTAAAGTGAGTACTACACACTCAAAAAAAATAACCCTTTTTTGACTCCCACCTTACTAAAATATTGCTCACTCTAATTTTTTCTTCACAGATTGTTTTTTATCATAGTCTATGGAATACCCTACTCTCTATtgtttttctctcattttttatgtTGGTGTTCTAAATGAGCTGAAGAGCACCTTTTATAGTGAAAAATGAAGTATGAATATGTCACTGATGACATAAAAGTGTCATCAATTGTTAACTTTTTTTTGCAACCAAAGAAGAAAATGTTGATGTTCAAACATTGCTGTCAACCATTTGAAAGTAAACCAAATTATgccaagaattttcaaaggtttTAATGAGGTTGACCCACACAAATCTCCCTCTCCAGTCCCATGCATCTGAAGGAGGTATCTCCTTCTTCTCAGAGAGAGTTCATGCCAATGAGTTCTTTGCACAATTCGAACTTGTCTTTTGGCACCACCTTTGTCAGCATATTCGAAGGATTTTCAGTCGTTCTTGAAGGAACCGCTTGAGCCATATCATTTCTTTGTCTGCTTCAGTAGCCGCAATACACTCAGCTTCAGTTGTAGATAGTGTGACACACTTCTGTAACTTCGACTATCAGGATATAGTTCTCCCTGAAAATGTAAACAAAAATCCAGTAGTGGATTTTCTATTATCAAGGTTACCCGCCATATCAGTATCTGTATAGCCTTTCAAGAATGAATCATATCCTTCAAAATCCAAACAAATGAATCATATCCTTCAAAATCCAAACAGTCTCCCGAGGTTCCTCTTAGGTACCTTAATATCCATTTGACTGCTTCCCAGTGCTCTTTGCCTGAATTTTTAAGAAACCTGCTGACAACACTAACTGCGTGAGCAATATCGAATCTGGTACATACCATTGCATATATTAAACTCCCGATTGCTGAAGAATAAGAAACGTTAGCCATATTTTCCTTGTCTTCCTTCGACGCTCGTCTTCCCGCAAAAAGGCATGCACTCAGGTCCTTCTTTACGTTGTCGTGGCCCAATGATCCGCTTGGTTCTAGCCTGGTTCTTGCCCTGCATAGCACGCACACCTTCAACTGCAAGCTCCGCTTGCCCATGTTGTAGGCTTCACTGTCCACTCATCCTGCATGGATCTCTTCTATAGGGACTCTACTGTCACTCTTTGCAACCCATTGGATGGCTAGATTTGCGGTGGCCTTAAGTCATCTTCGCATCATGTTTTTCATGGTCTTCATCTTGTTCGGGAATCTGTTTACACCCTGGCGATCCTTTGCCTCTGGCAGACAACTTTATTCCCTCCTGGACTTTCTAGCTCCCCCTCATCATTGACGAGGACATATTCTGAGGAAGGGTATTTGGGTGACTCTATCCTTTGCCTTTCCGACCTCCTCTTCAGCGATAATCCATTTGATCTCGCTAACTATCTTGTACCGTCACTATCAATCAGTGGGACCGGTCACTTGATCACCACTTGTCAAGAAGACTTTCGACACATGGCATCATTACtaggtgttgacacctaatttttgccctccac comes from Capsicum annuum cultivar UCD-10X-F1 chromosome 2, UCD10Xv1.1, whole genome shotgun sequence and encodes:
- the LOC107861229 gene encoding SKP1-like protein 1A, translated to MSSTKLLTLKTSDGEKFIVKEALAVRSQAIKNMVEDGCISNVIPLPNVHSKIMAKVIEYWKKHSAEEGVSKDQLKDFDKDFLQVHHSVLHDLILAANYLNDKELLDITCQEAADRIKGKTPEEIRKEFDIKNDFEPGEEEQIRQENAWAFG
- the LOC107859444 gene encoding pre-mRNA-processing factor 17 yields the protein MDLLQSYADDEIAESPPQNPNPQSSDQNPSPDSSPIRILPSKSAAPKVDDTMLALTVAGGAARAQSKPLDPTQHLVGFNPTYEQLWAPIYGPAHPYAKDGLAQGLRNHKLGFVEDASIEPFVFDEQYNTFQKYGYAVDPSENSYIGDLEKMKECDAISVYNIPQHEQKKRKLEKKKEKMEEEGDEQDVDMSEVENPSTDTWLMRNRKSPWAGKKQGLQEELTEEQKKYAEEYAKKKGEEKGGDREKAEPMAEKSTFHGKEERDYQGRSWIAPPKDAKAANDHCYIPKRLIHTWSGHTKGVSAIRFFPKHGHLILSAGMDTKVKIWDVHNSGKCMRTYMGHSKAVRDIWFSNDGSKFLTAGYDKYIKYWDTETGQVIQTFTTGKIPYVVRLNPDEDKQNVLLAGMSDKKIVQWDINSGQITQEYDQHLGAVNTITFVDNNRRFVTSSDDKSLRVWEYGIPVVIKYISEPHMHSMPSISPHPNGNWIAAQSLDNQILIYSTRERFQLNKKKRFAGHIVAGYACQVNFSPDGRFVLSGDGEGRCWFWDWKSCKVFRTLKCHEGVCIGAEWHPLEQSKVATCGWDGLIKYW